The DNA window GGGGTTTATTTTGGATTGAGGGTTCTAATCTGTTTCTAGCTATAACGAGTTGGTTTTCTAGGAATTTGGAGAGGTTGAAGCCGTATTCTTTTGCCCATTGGTGTATTTCTTCATCTATTCTAATGGTTGTTTTCTTCTTAGGCATTTGCCTTACACATGTCTTAGTTGTATGGCGTTTTCCATATTCCTGTCTTTCTTACACTGTCACCTCTGATGGAGCTAAAACATCTAGAAATAAACGGTTATATTAAATCCAGGACTGATTGTAATTCTCTTATCTTGAATAGAAAGCTCTTAGTAATAAGTCTTAATACTATTTTTACGAAGAAGTTTTAAGGGTTTTTATTGGTCTGGTCTAATGAAGATCTCCTAAAAAAGGTACACCCTTCTGGCCGAATGAAACAGAGAAAAACCTCATTAAACCACATAGGCAATGCTTACCCCATGTATATAACGGCCAGATATTATAACCACCCCCTCCACTCCTAAACAAAACAAACAACAACAAACACAGAAAAGGGGATGCACTGGCCCCTCCAATGCTAAACTATAAAAGTCTATTAAGAATGGCTTAACATTAAAAACAGGGATCCATCCTCTAGTAATCTATAGAAAAGGAATACTATCCCCTCTTTCCTTATACTATGGTTTTCTTCTCCCTTGTTTTCTATACAATTGCTGGGGTCTCTGGGTTTTTGTTGGTTTACTGTAAACTCACCCTCTTTATTGTATTTTTTAGTTAGTGTGGAATTTCTTGGATTGTTTCTGGTTTTTTGAGAAGAAAAGTAATTATCTAATATCGTAAATATTTTCTTAGATTATGATTGCAGTAGTGGACAATATTATAGCTATTAGGGAGATAACAAGTGCAGTTTGATTTATTATATCTCTCCGTCTATTTGAGATTATTCGTTCTACAGTTACGTCTCTTTCTGATATTTGATTTCTATTTTTTTCCAATACGGGTCTGAATTTCCCTACAGACTTACCTATTACTTCTTTTGTACTTAGGTTTCCATTGAACCTATTTGATTTTTCAAATTCGGATATTGTATGGCCGGACTTTAGAACTAGTTCTATATCTTTTGACAATTTAGAATGTTTATTTTGTAGCCTATTTAACTGCTTTCTAGATTTTCTTAAGCTCCATATTTTAGGTTTAGTTTTAATTGCTTCTTGACGTAGCTCTATAAGATCATCTTGTAATTCTTTCCATGCTGTTAATAACTTTAAAATTTCTTTTTCAGATTTTTCAAGCTCACCATCAGAAGAAGACATCAAAATACACCGAAATCAATTAATTTTTAAAACTTTATAAAGATTTTTTACAATAAACGAGGGAAAGCCGAGAAATACAACGATTATTTAACTTGGAAAATCAAAAATCACCAAGTTCTTTTTGGCTTTTATCTTCCCCTATTATTTCAGCACCTTCCAACTCTATTCCATCTTCTAAATCTGAAACAAGTTCCCCGACATCAGTTCCTTCTCTCCTAGCTTTAGATAAGGTTTTAGAATAGTTATATATCTTTTTATTTATATCATTTAAATCAAAAGGTTTTAAAACAACTGAATCAAGCTCCTTACTCTTTATTCTATCTTTTTTAGAGAGAATTAATATCTCGTTCCTTATATTTTTTGCTTCCTCCTTCTTAATTTTTCTAGGGTCAAGAATTGGAAGATCTTCTGTTTCGTAAACGGCCATCTCGTTCAAGCCTGCATTCCATCTTCCATGAAGTTCTCTAAAAAATCTAATTAAAGAAGAATTTAAAATACCAGCTAGGACTTCCCTAAAGCTAGAATTAATTTCATATGCTCTTTTATCTACTACTAATCCTTCATTTAAACATGCAAATAATCTTTTTCTACAACCTGCTGGGAACATTATATCCGGTTTTCTAAGTTCTCCTAGATTGAACCAGCATTTATTTTGTTTTCTGTATTGGAGGCAGGTTGGTCTTTTGTGTGGAGGGTTGTAACGACCCCAATCCTTTTCCCACATTGAAAAAACGATATATCCAAAAATGTTTTCATAACCTTCTTCATCTAGTTTATGAAGAATATACTCTTCTTCAGAGCTAATCTCTTTTAAATCAGCTTTCGGGGGCAGTTTTTCCTCATCTAACTCTATTCCCTGAATTCTTGAAGAATCTATATCTTTAAACTTTTCTTCAACAAAATCATTTAGGTCTATCACTAGCCTGTCAGTATCATCTTTTGTAAATAAAACTGAATCTACTTGCTTGATAGATTTAGCCAATGGAGTGAGAAATCTAGAATCTATCCCCCATTCCTCTGCTTCCTCTTCAGTTAAATAGAAAAACTTATTTGCACCAGAAGTTATGCCCCTTCTTACTTCAGCTATTTCTTCTAGTGTAGTTATTTTTTCATGGTTCAGTAATTTCCAGTATATAGGGGGTGCGAATAGAAATCTATTCCATTTCTCTGTGCCTCTTAATTCTTTTTGTTTTTTTGTTAAAAGTCTGTATTTTTGTTTTTCGTGGAGTATATTGGATTCATATGTTGTCTCAATTTTATCGATAATTTCGTTGATTTCCATTGGTTCTTTTATTCGTAGGAATTTTACAATATTAGAATTTGTTTTGTCTTTTGATTTTTCTAGTATTGTTATGCAGGTGGGTACTAATGGATCTTCAAAGACTTTTTTGCTAAAACTTATTATTGCTTTTATTTTGAAGTTGTCTAAGAAGAAATCTTGTAGGTCTTCCCCGTATCCTACAGTTAGCCATTTGTCTGAAGTTATGAAGCCCATTCTCCCCCCATTTTTGAGGAATTGAAAGGAATGTGTGAAGAAATAGCTATATATGTCAGATCTTTCATTAAATTTTTCATAACCTAAGTCTTTCAAGTGTTCTCTTACCCTTTCTTTGTCTGGAATCTTTTCTTGTCTGATATATGGTGGGTTTCCTATTACTGCATCGACTTTGTTAGGTATTTTTGGTTGATGGGTTTCCTCGGATCCCCGTATACTAGCTCTTTCATGGACTATTCTTACCTGTCCGTCACTTTTTTGAACATTGAAAAAGTCTTCTACTTCTACATTTACTTCTCTTGTTTCTGTTGAAAGGTTTTGTAAAGCTAAATTTAATGCAGTAAGGTGAGCTGGAAACCTATTTATGTCTATTCCATATAATTGGTTTAAAATTCCTTGATGGGTTACAGGATAATAGTTTTCTTTTTTCAGATTTTTAAGGCGATTGTAAGCATTGATTATAAAGGTTCCACTTCCACATGCTGGGTCTAAAATCTCATCCGTTGGGTTCTTTATCGTTAGTTTAGTGATTAATTCAGTTATAGTGGGAGGAGTATAGTACTGACCTAATGCGTGTCTTTCACTTGGGGGGATTATTTCCTCGTATATGTGTCCTATGGTATCATGCTTAAATTTATCTAAATCATAGGTTTCTAATTCTTCAAGGAATTCTTTAACTTCTATTTTTGCTCTTTCTGTTAAATGTAGTTCGTCAAAAATTGGTTCGTGTTCGTAAACAGCTTCAAAATCAACTTTCTTTATAATTTTATCAAAAGCTTTCCGTCTTATGTCTGGTTTCACTAGTTCTTCTAGCTTCAAATCAGGCATATCGTGGCTCGTGTCTTCAAGAATTTTATAGAAAAGAAGTTTGTTCATTAATAAGTATGCAGATTGCTGTGTATACCTTTCTTTAGCTTCATTTTCTGGGATATCCCAGCCTTGTTCTTCTACCCAGTCTACAAATCTGTTCTGAAAACCTTGATTTTTATCTAATTTGAATTTTAATGAAGATTTAAGTTCATTTAACAACCTCTTATGGAAAGTTTTAAGTCTTTTTATAATTTTTTCTCTTTTTGGCTCCCATTTTTCTTCTTCTTGACTTAATGCAGCAAGTTGTTTTAAAAATTCAGATGCAAATTTTCTGATGTTTTTAACTTCGTAAGCTTTGCTTCTTCTATCTAACAGGTTTTTTCCTCTCTCAAACGTTTGAAATAAAACTAACTGTCTACCATTGTATGTAGCAAAATATTCAGCTCCTATCTTAAAAGCATAATTTGCTGCTTGCTCAATTACTTTAGGAGAATAAGGATCTAAATTACGGTTTCCATCCCCGGAATCTGGTCTTTTAGCTTCAATAACTAAGAAGGGCTCTTTTCTTTCAGTAAATACAACAATATCTGCATAACCACCATTAACGTTCAATTCAGGTACTGAATTCTCAAACTTCATTCCATTGAATTGATTATGCTGGTCTATCGCATTTTGTATATGCCTTTGTAATTCAAAATGTATCTCGGCTTCAGAACTCAAAGATTACCCACCAAATAAACAATTTAAAATTCTATATATCATTAAATTTCATTAAGTACTTTAAAATTATTTATCTGTTAATACAAATAACCAATCCTACAAACAATTTAATTTTATCATATTTAGAATCTGATTTGGAGTTTTTTCTGGGTTTTAGAGATGTTTAGAGAGGGGAGAAGGAGGGGGAGTGAGTTTAGGTTTATGGTTTTGGTTGTGGTGTTTGTTTGGTGTTGGGGGAGTTAGGGTGTCTTAAGTTTTGATTTCTGTTGGATGGATATCTTTGTTCTGAGATTACTTTGGATTTGGTGATTTGAATTCATTACTTATACTTTTTCCCCTTTCTTCCAAGGGTTCTTCTGGATTTGCATCGTTTAGTTTGCTGTTATCTAGGTTTCTTGTTGTTTCCTCTGTGTTTATTGCGGTAATTAGGTGGGGTGTCGCTTGTTTTTTCATAGGGTTTATATTTTAAAGTATTAAATTTTCTAGTGTAAGGTTGATAAATCCAGGTAGAGATGGCTTTCAGGCTGTTTTTACTTGGGATGGAGGAAGGATATGAATAGAAAAATACTTTTGGCAACTATCGTTTTGTTGATAGCTACTTTGGCTGTTGCTGGCTGTGTTAACGGTGAGGGTCCTGGTGATATAGAGGTTCCCGGCGAATACGATAAAGAGTTTGAAGGAGAGGTTGGTGAATATACAGTAACACAGTATCTTGTTGATACTGAAGATGCGGAAGCAGTTACAGAGGAACTTCAAGAAGCAGCTGAAGATGCTGGTTGGGAAGTAATGGCAGAATGGGAAGTAACTGTCCCCGGCTATGACATAGGAGTAGGACTCGAAAGAGACAATGAATTCATGGGTATACACTCCACTGTCCAGAACGGCCAGACACTAGCAACAGTAATAACAGGTCCACTTGAAGAAAATGACGTCAACAATGACAATGACGTCAACAATGACAATGATAATGATCAACCCCCTACTCAGGATGTGGATGGTGAAGATCTAGAGGATGTGCCCAGATATCCTGGTGCTGTTTTAACCTATCATTGGACGGGTGAATGGACGGTGAATGATGAGGAATACTTAGCAGCTGACCTAGATTACTTGGCAGAAGAAGATGCTGAAACAATATCCGATTGGTACGAAGGTGAACTACCAGACTATGGCTGGGACATTCAAACAACTGTTTCAGAAAACGGTGAGTATTTCATTTATGCAGTTGATGAACCCATTGAACTAGGAATAACCATCACACCAAGCGATGAGTACGAAGGATACAGTGAAATAGACATTAAATATGGGGACGTATAAACATGGTTGTAGGTGTTGATTGAGTTATGGGTGAGACTAGTATTGGTTTGGATGAAAACATTGCTGGAGCCCTTGCCTACCTATTGGGGTTTGTTACAGGTGTGATCTTGTTGTTTATGGAGAAGGACAGTCAGTTTGTCAGGTATCACGCAGCACAATCCACAGTGATTTTCGGTGGACTCTTCGTTCTAGCGATCTTATTTAGTGTAATATCAACGGTGTTAGGGTTGGTTGGACTAGGAATCATAACTTTAGTGTTATGGTTGGTAGGCATAGTTGTATGGCTATTAGCCCTAGCTTTATGGCTATACCTGATGTTCACAGCCTACAAAGGAAACAAAACCAGGATACCGGTGGCAGCAGGACTAGCAGAAAAACTACTGTAAGTAGGACGACCGTTTCCCAATCTAACGCTGACACAAGATAGTAGAATGAAAATGGTTGAGGGGGAGAATAAACCCCTTAACCAAAAATATTTTTTAATTTTGAGTCTCTGGTTAGTTTTTTCTCAGTTGGTTTTTTGACTTTTTATGAATGTTTTATGGGTTTTAGAGGTGTTTAGAGGGGAGAAGAAGAGGGGTGAAAGTTTAACTTTAGAGTTTTTTAGGGTTTTTTGTGGTTTTGTTTTTTTCTTTCTATTTTATTTTAGATTTTGTTGGGATCTTTGGTTTGTTTTTTAGCTGTAAAGACATATAGTTTATTTAAAAAACCTGAAGGAGATGAGCTGAAACTAGATTTTAAGATATTGATAGAAACTAAAGCCAGTAGATCTGAAAAGATTAACGATTGCTAAAAAGATACCTAAAAATCTGGGTATTGAATTATATTTATTAAGGGATAGGATAGGTACTAAGTGAACATTTTTGGTGTTGGCTCCCCCTTCTGGTTTTTGGTTGTGGGGTTTTTTTGTGGGGGAGCTTCTGGCTCTGTTTTAGTAGATATTGGCTTTTATAAAGTTGTTTTTTTAGGTTTTTGTTAGGATTGTTTTAAGTATTTTTTAACCGTTTCCGTTGTTGGCTGGTGCATCAGTTAATGCGTCTTTAGCGGCTTCAGGCAGTTCTACTCCTTTTGACTCGAGGAATTCGATTAGTACTTCTGGGTCTTCTACTACACCGGATTCAATGAGTAATACTATGGCTTCTATTGCTTCTTCTTCAAAAGGTATTCCGGCAAAACTCATACTCTTCCCTCCTTAATTTGATTTACTTTTTGTTTTTATTAATTTTTTCGAAATTATTGTGAATTAGGTTTTTTTTATCTAGATTTACCCATCAAATTTTTGTTTTTTGTTGGGTTGTTTGAAGTTCCGCTTTTTTCTTTTAGGTTTTCCTGGGTTTCAGAGATGTTTAGAGAGGGGAGAGAAGAGGGGGAGAAGAAGGGGGAGAAGAAGGGGGGTGGGTGGTTTTAGGTGTAGTTTGGTTTGTTGTTTATAGTTCTGCTAATATGAATGCGGGGCTTAGGTGTTCCAATATTTCTTCTGTTGGTCCGGGGAAGCATTCAAGGTGATATGATTTTTTGGGGCTCTTTTCCCCTATTACTAAGTATACGGTTTTTGCTTCTATTTCCTCTTTACATTCTTGGCATATGGGGTTTATTGGGGTTTGTATCAGATATTGATTGGCATAGAATTTAACGCCTTCTATCGTTCCCATCTCTTGTTCTATAAAGCTAGCATCACTTAAAGACATATTATCACCTCCATTTATTTTTTTAAGATGTTGGTGAGCTGGTGAACTTTCTGTATATCTTGGATCTGTTTATTTGGGTTTTAGAAAAGTTCACATTATTAATGCTGTAAATTTGGTTTATGATGTGTTTTTTAGCCTTTGGTTGTATTTAATGGTTAATTTTCTAGATTATTTGTGAGAGTTTATCTTTGATGGTTTCTGAATATTTTCTTAGGTTCTTCTGGAGTGTTTTCTCACTATCAATAAATTCACCACAGTTTATGTGGTGTATGTCTTCATCAAGCCAATCCTCTATATCTTTTTCCGGAACCCCAAATGTAATAACTATCTTATAATCCATGTCATCACGAAACCTACTATTAATTTGATTCTCAACATGTCTCTGGGCTAAATTACTTCCCCACCCTTCAACATTCCAGTTTTTCACTTCTATGTAACCCTCTGAAGAGTTTTTATTGAAATTAAATGAAAAATCAAGATTCTCGCCATCATGGATAGATCCTGTAAATAAAAATTCATCTATAATCCCATCTTCTTCCGCATCTATCAAGGATGAAGAAACAACTCTTTCACCCCTTAAACCTTTGATTTCATCTTCCTCTTGTTCATCGTCCACTCGTTTATAGATAGCATGTAACAAATCAGGTTCCCTTATGTTTTCCAACAGTTGCAACCTAATTTCAAAAGAACAAGAATAATCAACATCCTCTAAAGAATCAGAAACAGGTTCCTCTAAAACAACCAAAGGAAGAAAAACATTCTCATCCATGTTACATTTATTACCTTTATAATAGACCCCTCTGATTTTTATAACCTTTTTTACTTTGTCGTGTTCCTTGAGCTTCTCATTTATTTTCTTTGGATCCTTTGGTAGGTTTAATTTGTATTTATAACCCTTAATTTGACTTTCGGATATATCTGGGTATTTATTTTCTAAGTGTTTATAGACATTATTCCAAGTTGGCTTTGGTTCACCTTTTGGCTCCTTTGTTCCTTCTATGTGAGGGTAAAATATTATTAACTCTTTCTTTATTTCTTCCTCATACCTATTCCTTCTTCTATTTTTTTTATTTAATACTAATTCAAAAAATTCTGTACTCATTTATGAATCAACTCACTTATTTTTAAGAGCATATTTGATTAAATTTAGTAGATACTCTATGTCTTGGTTATTCAATCTGATTTTAATTCTTTTGTAGGCGTTGCTCCATCCATCTTCTTCTATTCTATTTTCATAGTCAACCTCTTCTGGGAATTGGATTTTTTTTAGGCGAACTGTTACTTTATTAGCTTTTGGATACCCTATCCAAGCTAAACCATTTCCTCTTTTAATTTCTGGGTGGTAGAAGCTAACCATGGTTTCATCAACTTTAAACTCTACTTCATTATCTAGAAATTCTATTTGTTTTATTAACTCGATGAATTTCTCATTATCTACCGGTATATTTTCGAATTTATCATCCGATTTTTCTTCTCCTAATAAATTGGAGTGTCCTGATTCTTCTATTAGTCTTTTGATGACATCATCGGGGGTTTCGAAGGTGCTTCCTAATTCACCGATAGCTTTTTTCGTTCTTTCAGAGATTCTAATAGTTGGCATAATATCACATATATATTATTTTGTTTTCTTTATCACATAGTAACATTAGTTTTACAGATATATAAAGCTTTCGTTTTTAAAGTTAGTTATAATAAATTAAAAAAAGAATTTAAAAAGCTTTGATAGTAAAAAAAAGACTTATAAAAATAAATATAGACTAAAAAATTTAAAAAAATAGTATAAAATTAAATTTGTTATTTATAGATATTATCTAGGATAGTTGTAGATATTATCTAGAAAAAATCAAGGGTGTCTATTAGGGATACTGTTCTAGTATTACCCTATAGTTATTATTGTATATATACTAGTTTTTCTTCCTTCTCTTTCTTTCTCTTTGTTCCTTTTGTTTTTCTTGGTTGTTCTTTTGGTGTGGGTTATCAATTTCTTTGGTTTTTCTGGTGGTGTTTTTTGTTTTCTATTGTTCTGTTATTTTGAGGTTTGCTTTGTCGTATATTTTTTTGAGGTTTTCTGGGGTTTGGTTGTTGTAGTTGGTTAGGTCTATGGTTCCGAAGTGTCCCATTAGCATTTCTTTTATTGATGTTGGGAGTCCTTGTCTGTCCCATTGTTGGCTGAAGTATTTTCTGCAGTGTTTGAGTTTGGTTTCTGGTTTTGGGTTTATTTTGTTGGTTAGGGTGTAGATTGTTTTTTTGTTGAATGCTTGGTTTGGGAAGTTCTTTTTATGGTTTTTTAGGTGGGTTTGTGCTTCTTTGTTGAATATGACTGTTCTTTCTTCTCTTGTTTTTGTTTTCTTGGCAGGTAGGTTGATTATTCGGTTCTCCAGGTCTATGTCTTCCCAGTTTAACCTGTAGATTTCCCATGGTCTCATTCCTGAGACAGCTGATAGTATTATTGCTGTTTTTGCTCTATAGAAGTATTTTTGTTCAACATCTACCTCTTTTAGTTTATTGATTAGTTGGATTATGTCTTCTTTATTCACGATTTTCGGTTTCTTCCTCTCTATGGTTGGTCTCTTTATTTTCTTGCCCCATTCTATGTTCTGGTCTTTTAGAAACTGTTTAATCATCTGTATGTCTTTAGTTAAAGTTACATTAGATACTTCTTTTCTTCTATTATCGATGTATTCGGTTATGTCAGTTAGTTTACAATCCCAGTTGACAGTTTCCCCAAATCGTTTTAGACCATTCTTTAACTCTTGTATTCTTAGGTCACTTCTTCCTGAAGCCTTTAGCCTATTTAAAAACTCTTGTATATCGGATTCAGAGAAAATAAAACGGTTTTTTTCGATTTCAATCCTTCTTTGGTCAGGACTTAAGATCCTGTCCCGCAGGGGTTCGCGAGTTCGAATCTCGCCCCCCGCACTAAACACATAAAAACTTCTTATTTTTTAATAAATTGTAAATAGAAAACTCCAACCTATTTATACGCATAAATCAAATAAACACAAAAAATCTTTTTTTATCTTTCAAAACCCATTCAGGTTGAAAGACCGTATAACAATAGCTTTTAAAGAATCAGATGTTCTACGTGTGATGATCAACTTGACGTCGAGTTTATTTCATCAGTCAAAATCGCTGTGAAGGTTATATCCCAACACAGCGCCAACTCCATGACCCAGATACGTCCTGTCAAGATATGACGGGGCGGGGGCTACAGATGACATATCCCAAACTGGAAATGAATTGGAGGCGAAAACTCAATGAGTCCAGAACCTTCTAATACCACTGAAGAAAACCCGCACCTTCATACATTTAGGAGAATGTTACATTTGACCTACTAGTCTCCCATAAACTATTAATTCATATATGATTATTGCAGGAACCAATATCCATCCTATTATCGTTACAGCTAATGAAGCCTGTAAGACACCGAATAGTAAAGGTATTACTATCAAGACTAATACTGCAATCTTTAGGTATTTAAGGCTGTAAGCTGTTCTTAATATTTTTTTAATTTGAAACGCATCCTTTATCATCCCTTTTTTGCTGAAATGATAGAGTATGGAGGGTGATAAATACATTAAACCAAAGTATGCAGGAACTATTAATATCCAGAATATCATTAAACCTGCAATACGGTGCACCTCTGCTGATAAGGCCATTAAAAACATAAGAAACACAAAAAACAGAAGATACGTTATAATCACGCCTGAAAACTTTAATCCTCTTACAAATAGACTTTTATAGTCTCTAAAACGGGTTACTTTATTTCCACAGGATGTATTTTTTACAGTTCTGGTCAGAAATCCTACTAAAATAAACACTGGTAGTATAAATATTGAGGCTAATAGTAGTAGAGAACCTATTGTTAGGGTTATAAGGGTATTTTCACTCCTTAACGGATACTTTAATGCATCAATAAACATACAAACGGTTTATAATTCGAAATATTAAAAAAATTTTTCAGTTGTTTTATTTTTGATTGAGGATTTTTGAATTATTTTTAACTACTATATAACTTTTTTTAATTTTTTGATTATTGTTTATTTTATATTGTTTTTGGATTGGATATCCTGTTTCTTTTTTTAGTTTTGTGGTTTTTTAGCCGTATGTTATGTTATTTTTTGTTTTTGTGTTATTTTTTGAATACAAATGCGAAAAACTTATTTATTACAAATTAAATTTAAAATAATCAGGTGTATTTGAATTATGAAGAAGACGCATCTACTTGCCATAGCAATGGTACTGCTAATGGCTGTATCCGTAACAGGATGCATGGATGAAACTGAACATGAAACTGTATGGAACATAGAGGTAGAGACATTTGACATACTGGATAGAGGGGCAGACGAAGAGGTCATACTTGACCATCATATAGACCACTGGCATGGTGATCCACTAGAGATAGAGTTAGGTGATAGCTACTCACTTGGTGCATTTATAGAAGATGTAGATGGTGACGAAATTGATTTGTCCGATGACTATGAACTTCGTGCTGCATATGGACAGGATGCTGAGGATGCAGGTATCGTATCAATAGATAACCATGGAGACCATGTACACGTAAATGGTGAAGAAGAAGGAGAGACCGAGATAGTGTTCCAGATAGTTGATAACAATATTGTCGAATACCAAACAACACCACTCACAGTAATTGTTGAATAAAAACGGTTAGGAAACATCCCTAACCCACCACCTCCCTTTTTTTATTCATCTTCAGTTTCCGTAATATACATTTTTTAAAACCAT is part of the Methanonatronarchaeum thermophilum genome and encodes:
- a CDS encoding N-6 DNA methylase, translating into MSSEAEIHFELQRHIQNAIDQHNQFNGMKFENSVPELNVNGGYADIVVFTERKEPFLVIEAKRPDSGDGNRNLDPYSPKVIEQAANYAFKIGAEYFATYNGRQLVLFQTFERGKNLLDRRSKAYEVKNIRKFASEFLKQLAALSQEEEKWEPKREKIIKRLKTFHKRLLNELKSSLKFKLDKNQGFQNRFVDWVEEQGWDIPENEAKERYTQQSAYLLMNKLLFYKILEDTSHDMPDLKLEELVKPDIRRKAFDKIIKKVDFEAVYEHEPIFDELHLTERAKIEVKEFLEELETYDLDKFKHDTIGHIYEEIIPPSERHALGQYYTPPTITELITKLTIKNPTDEILDPACGSGTFIINAYNRLKNLKKENYYPVTHQGILNQLYGIDINRFPAHLTALNLALQNLSTETREVNVEVEDFFNVQKSDGQVRIVHERASIRGSEETHQPKIPNKVDAVIGNPPYIRQEKIPDKERVREHLKDLGYEKFNERSDIYSYFFTHSFQFLKNGGRMGFITSDKWLTVGYGEDLQDFFLDNFKIKAIISFSKKVFEDPLVPTCITILEKSKDKTNSNIVKFLRIKEPMEINEIIDKIETTYESNILHEKQKYRLLTKKQKELRGTEKWNRFLFAPPIYWKLLNHEKITTLEEIAEVRRGITSGANKFFYLTEEEAEEWGIDSRFLTPLAKSIKQVDSVLFTKDDTDRLVIDLNDFVEEKFKDIDSSRIQGIELDEEKLPPKADLKEISSEEEYILHKLDEEGYENIFGYIVFSMWEKDWGRYNPPHKRPTCLQYRKQNKCWFNLGELRKPDIMFPAGCRKRLFACLNEGLVVDKRAYEINSSFREVLAGILNSSLIRFFRELHGRWNAGLNEMAVYETEDLPILDPRKIKKEEAKNIRNEILILSKKDRIKSKELDSVVLKPFDLNDINKKIYNYSKTLSKARREGTDVGELVSDLEDGIELEGAEIIGEDKSQKELGDF
- a CDS encoding DUF4870 domain-containing protein, with product MGETSIGLDENIAGALAYLLGFVTGVILLFMEKDSQFVRYHAAQSTVIFGGLFVLAILFSVISTVLGLVGLGIITLVLWLVGIVVWLLALALWLYLMFTAYKGNKTRIPVAAGLAEKLL
- a CDS encoding tyrosine-type recombinase/integrase yields the protein MFSAGGEIRTREPLRDRILSPDQRRIEIEKNRFIFSESDIQEFLNRLKASGRSDLRIQELKNGLKRFGETVNWDCKLTDITEYIDNRRKEVSNVTLTKDIQMIKQFLKDQNIEWGKKIKRPTIERKKPKIVNKEDIIQLINKLKEVDVEQKYFYRAKTAIILSAVSGMRPWEIYRLNWEDIDLENRIINLPAKKTKTREERTVIFNKEAQTHLKNHKKNFPNQAFNKKTIYTLTNKINPKPETKLKHCRKYFSQQWDRQGLPTSIKEMLMGHFGTIDLTNYNNQTPENLKKIYDKANLKITEQ
- a CDS encoding DUF4013 domain-containing protein; this translates as MFIDALKYPLRSENTLITLTIGSLLLLASIFILPVFILVGFLTRTVKNTSCGNKVTRFRDYKSLFVRGLKFSGVIITYLLFFVFLMFLMALSAEVHRIAGLMIFWILIVPAYFGLMYLSPSILYHFSKKGMIKDAFQIKKILRTAYSLKYLKIAVLVLIVIPLLFGVLQASLAVTIIGWILVPAIIIYELIVYGRLVGQM